Proteins encoded within one genomic window of Oncorhynchus nerka isolate Pitt River linkage group LG9b, Oner_Uvic_2.0, whole genome shotgun sequence:
- the LOC115114630 gene encoding zinc finger protein 782-like, protein MASCNFQAQLVSILEVLAKAAVAEISNRVDDSCAVIRLEMTQSQRDIDVLKKKCQMMESELKKTRGRVRRKGFYPMLSERSSYPVKIVLNKQRSNSQWGEDNMAVEEDSHLHPTDVEQRVETEPILIKDEETAEDMWKTDPQEELRITGEEPGSKPGKPPSFEQRHCDEDFITQPNISPRDSVEHYPNSDRPEEPGTPRLSSTKVFSTEQHRPDEDSLNLVMVKDEKEEELDQTTTLAGPDQFVMDDNDRQLWTSVGPGRNTDPDGHPDFSFHSTEEYSQNISIFPSHSGLPSIPTMTNEVGPPLHSSIWKPHANMFSAAKHIKRHVRTSADENRQQMPEGQSSETLNSNNVGNSLALQSRQHQYRASEATVRLSECMTGSNMATTSTFSEYSLSRSSFNMVKRMRTQWRSGGTTERRFSCTFCGKSFQRLCQLKVHLRSHTGEKPYTCDQCGRSFTQQCNLIRHAMVHSGEKPYKCTQCGKCFTRRSKMTSHQRTHIGESPVSQYVIPAYPGDPHTSLM, encoded by the exons ATGGCCAGCTGCAATTTTCAGGCGCAGTTGGTATCCATTCTTGAGGTATTGGCTAAAGCAGCTGTAGCAGAAATAAGCAATCGTGTAGATGATAGCTGTGCTGTTATACGTTTGGAAATGACCCAAAGCCAGCGAGATATTGATGTACTGAAAAAGAAGTGTCAAATGATGGAGAGCGAGTTGAAGAAGACACGAGGACGAGTCAGGAGAAAAG GTTTTTACCCCATGTTATCAGAGAGATCTTCATATCCAGTTAAGATTGTTTTGAACAAGCAGAGGAGTAACTCGCAGTGGGGAGAAGACAATATGGCAGTTGAAGAGGACTCTCATCTCCAT CCTACAGATGTGGAGCAGAGAGTGGAGACTGAACCCATACTGATCAAAgatgaggagacagcagaggacaTGTGGAAGACTGACCCTCAGGAAGAGCTCAGGATCACTGGAGAGG AGCCTGGTTCCAAGCCTGGGAAACCACCATCCTTTGAGCAACGGCACTGTGATGAGGACTTCATCACACAACCCAATATATCTCCCAGAGACTCCGTGGAGCATTACCCCAATTCTGATCGTCCAGAGGAACCAGGAACACCCCGGCTCTCATCTACAAAGGTGTTCAGCACAGAGCAGCACCGGCCAGACGAGGACTCACTAAACCTAGTGATGGTGAAagatgagaaagaggaggagctggATCAGACCACAACCCTGGCAGGACCTGACCAGTTTGTCATGGATGACAATGATCGGCAGCTGTGGACCTCTGTGGGTCCAGGCAGAAACACTGACCCTGATGGCCACCCAGATTTCTCCTTTCATTCCACAGAAGAGTACTCTCAGAATATCTCAATTTTCCCATCTCATAGTGGGCTGCCATCCATTCCTACGATGACCAATGAAGTGGGGCCACCGCTTCACTCTTctatatggaaaccacatgctaATATGTTCAGTGCAGCAAAACACATTAAAAGACATGTCAGGACATCGGCTGATGAGAATAGACAACAGATGCCAGAGGGACAGAGTAGCGAGACGCTGAACTCAAATAATGTAGGTAATAGTTTAGCTCTACAGTCAAGGCAGCATCAATACAGGGCTTCAGAAGCAACAGTGAGATTGAGTGAGTGCATGACAGGGTCAAACATGGCCACCACCTCCACCTTCTCAGAATACAGCCTGAGTCGCAGTAGTTTTAACATGGTGAAGAGAATGAGGACTCAGTGGAGGTCGGGCGGCACCACCGAGAGGCGTTTCAGCTGCACCTTTTGTGGGAAGAGCTTCCAGCGTCTCTGCCAACTCAAAGTACACCTCCGGAGTCACACCGGAGAGAAACCGTACACCTGCGATCAGTGTGGCAGGAGTTTTACCCAGCAGTGCAACCTGATCAGACATGCTATGGTCCACAGCGGGGAGAAGCCCTACAAGTGCACACAGTGTGGGAAGTGCTTCACCCGGCGCTCCAAAATGACATCACATCAGAGAACTCACATAGGAGAGAGTCCAGTGTCTCAATACGTGATACCTGCATACCCTGGGGATCCACACACAAGTTTAATGTAG